A single region of the Malus sylvestris chromosome 8, drMalSylv7.2, whole genome shotgun sequence genome encodes:
- the LOC126631472 gene encoding zinc finger BED domain-containing protein RICESLEEPER 2-like yields MRCVAHILNLVVNDGIKMLNTDIQSIRNAVRYVRSSPQRLESFKRCVEKVRIESKGLVILHVPTRWNSTFSMLESALKFKLAFDRLKVDDGHYLPYFTRENHDNIREGPPSTHDWSEAGIFASFFRPFYEVTLKVCCSNTPTIHTTFGDLFKIKSLILENKDNEFLSMISMLMQEKYDKYWGSIEDMNQYVFVAYVLDPRHKLEKVVDYYEILYGEDEEDKKKVEIATNAVKDLLFDLYKIHEESSFDTQQSASSGGSSQSATTSGDPLSSMTEIERKLKEKSEMRKAKRARIVRNDLDRYLSDPNGKKRQTLTS; encoded by the coding sequence ATGAGGTGTGTTGCTCATATCCTTAATTTGGTGGTGAATGATGGGATAAAGATGTTGAATACCGACATACAGAGCATTCGTAATGCGGTTAGGTATGTAAGATCTTCCCCTCAAAGGTTGGAGAGTTTTaaaagatgtgttgagaaaGTAAGAATAGAAAGCAAAGGGCTTGTGATTTTACATGTCCCTACTAGGTGGAATTCCACATTTTCAATGTTAGAATCGGCTTTGAAGTTCAAGCTGGCTTTTGATAGGTTGAAAGTAGATGATGGTCATTACCTTCCTTACTTTACTAGAGAAAATCATGATAATATAAGGGAGGGGCCACCTTCGACTCATGATTGGAGTGAGGCGGGAATATTTGCATCCTTTTTTAGACCTTTCTATGAAGTCACTTTAAAAGTGTGTTGTTCTAATACTCCAACAATTCATACTACTTTTGGTGATTTGTTTAAGATCAAAAGTCTCATCCTTGAAAACAAAGACAATGAATTCTTGTCTATGATCTCCATGTTGATGCAAGAAAAATATGACAAATATTGGGGTTCAATTGAGGATATGAATCAATATGTTTTTGTTGCATATGTGCTTGATCCTCGCCATAAATTGGAGAAGGTGGTTGATTATTATGAGATACTATATGGTGAGGACGAAGAGGACAAGAAAAAAGTTGAAATTGCAACCAATGCGGTGAAAGATTTGTTGTTTGATCTTTACAAGATTCATGAAGAGTCATCTTTTGATACACAACAAAGTGCAAGTAGTGGTGGTAGTTCTCAATCGGCAACTACAAGTGGAGATCCTTTATCAAGCATGACAGAGATTGAAAGAAAGTTGAAAGAGAAAAGTGAAATGAGAAAAGCAAAGAGAGCTCGTATTGTGCGCAATGATTTGGATAGGTATCTTTCGGATCCTAATGGGAAGAAGAGGCAAACTTTGacatcttga
- the LOC126632268 gene encoding F-box/kelch-repeat protein At3g23880-like, translated as MEVLKDEPAAVFLDLTSRATRGKRMTKLLDQEIEEDEMFWNQEALKSLSLSTIMAGDDGELPILSSNNEDIIVEILSWLPVVSLLRFCCVCKSWRALITTPQFVAKHRAHTKDNNKNVLILTKPDLPPPPAPPSVSPLLIDYQSLKKNGAACASASSSDIRSNHRDVEAEFPDDTGLNDSSLVGSCNGLICLLLNPPIAYYEEYYENIRLLLWNPSTRTARKLPDIDWFRYRPIYYGFGYDSTTQDYKVLLGSINYKDGFAAIFSLKAASWKIVVDSLKPAASLYYSGRGCFLNGALHWNQRDSKKTTIIRSFDFAQEKFHSFSSMRHKEYHWAGVGTIGNRLFFHTFCCHSSTITRPDFEDTGLTIWVMMEYGVDQSWTIFAKIRPEIYPPNVWSLNPLFLDDCALLMESDRGDLVLYMPKEDTCRIVLDNSDVEELRPSYSSGHAEMVMYVGTLVSPATGGG; from the exons ATGGAGGTCCTCAAGGACGAGCCGGCCGCTGTGTTTCTCGATCTGACATCTCGCGCCACCCGAGGGAAGAG GATGACTAAGTTACTCGATCAGGAAATTGAAGAGGATGAGATGTTCTGGAATCAGGAGGCTCTCAAGAG CCTTTCGCTTTCTACTATTATGGCCGGTGATGATGGAGAATTGCCGATCTTGTCCTCCAACAACGAAGATATAATCGTCGAGATACTTTCATGGCTACCGGTTGTATCTCTCCTCCGATTCTGTTGTGTATGCAAGTCATGGCGCGCCTTAATCACTACTCCCCAGTTTGTGGCCAAGCACCGAGCACATACCAAAGACAACAATAAGAATGTCCTGATTCTCACGAAACCGGACCTACCACCCCCGCCAGCACCCCCCTCTGTATCTCCCCTACTGATTGACTACCAATCACTGAAGAAGAATGGTGCTGCCTGCGCCTCTGCCTCTTCATCAGATATACGAAGCAACCATAGAGACGTTGAAGCTGAATTTCCAGATGATACTGGCCTCAACGATTCATCACTTGTGGGTTCTTGCAATGGTCTCATCTGCCTACTACTTAACCCTCCAATTGCATACTATGAAGAATACTATGAAAATATAAGACTTCTCTTGTGGAACCCTAGTACCAGAACAGCCCGTAAGTTACCGGACATTGATTGGTTTCGTTACAGACCAATTTATTATGGATTCGGCTACGATTCCACCACTCAAGACTACAAGGTCCTTTTGGGCAGTATAAATTACAAAGATGGATTTGCTGCAATCTTCTCACTCAAAGCGGCTTCATGGAAGATTGTTGTAGACTCCCTCAAGCCTGCGGCCTCGTTATATTATTCTGGGCGAGGGTGCTTCTTAAATGGAGCTCTACATTGGAATCAGAGAGACTCTAAGAAGACAACAATAATCAGGTCCTTTGATTTCGCACAGGAGAAATTTCATTCGTTTTCCTCTATGAGGCATAAAGAATATCATTGGGCGGGAGTGGGGACGATTGGAAATCGTCTCTTCTTTCACACTTTCTGCTGCCATTCTTCCACAATTACTCGTCCTGACTTTGAGGACACTGGCCTTACCATATGGGTGATGATGGAATATGGGGTTGATCAATCTTGGACTATTTTCGCAAAAATTCGCCCGGAGATATACCCTCCTAATGTGTGGTCGTTGAATCCGCTATTCCTCGACGATTGTGCACTTTTGATGGAATCGGATCGAGGTGACTTGGTATTATATATGCCTAAGGAAGATACATGCAGGATTGTGCTCGACAATTCTGATGTTGAAGAATTGAGACCTTCGTATTCGTCTGGGCATGCAGAAATGGTTATGTACGTAGGCACTTTGGTTTCACCGGCGACTGGTGGCGGCTAG